The Podospora pseudopauciseta strain CBS 411.78 chromosome 2 map unlocalized CBS411.78m_2, whole genome shotgun sequence genome has a window encoding:
- the SNU13 gene encoding RNA binding protein snu13 (EggNog:ENOG503P2R7; COG:A; COG:J), with amino-acid sequence MSGQNDSAAWPKAEDPALVQELLDCVQQASHYRQLKKGANEATKSINRGTSELVILAADTAPLSIVLHIPLISEEKNVPYVYVPSKIALGRACGVSRAVIAVSLTSNEASDLNFKIRALRDKVERLAM; translated from the exons ATGTCTGGTCAAAACGACTCTGCCGCCTGGCCCAAGGCCGAGGACCCTGCTCTCGTCCAGGAGCTTCTCGACTGCGTCCAGCAGGCCAGCCACTACAGGCAGCTCAAGAAGGGCGCCAACGAGGCCACCAAGTCCATCAACCGCGGCACCAGCGAGCTTGTCATCCTTGCCGCCGACACTGCTCCCCTCAGCATTGTCCTCCACATTCCCTTGATCTCTGAGGAGAAGAACGTGCCCTACGTTTACGTGCCCAGCAAGATTGCTCTG GGTCGTGCCTGCGGTGTCTCCCGCGCCGTGATCGCCGTCTCCCTTACCTCCAACGAGGCTTCCGACCTCAACTTCAAGATCCGTGCCCTCCGCGACAAGGTCGAGAGACTTGCTATGTAA
- the CUP5 gene encoding vacuolar ATPase V0 domain subunit c (EggNog:ENOG503P1TH; COG:P), translating into MGCTAAIVFTCLGASYGTAKSGVGIAAMGVLRPDLIVKNIVPVIMAGIIGIYGLVVSVLISDALTQDSYALYTGFVQLGAGLSVGLAGMAAGFAIGIVGDAGVRGTAQQPRLFVGMILILIFAEVLGLYGLIVALLMNSKATINTVCA; encoded by the exons ATGGGCTGCACTGCGGCCATCGTCTTCACCTGCCTGGGTGCCTCGTACGGTACCGCAAAGTCCGGTGTCGGTATCGCCGCCATGGGTGTTCTCCGTCCTGATCTCATCGTCAAGA ACATTGTTCCCGTCATCATGGCTGGTATCATTGGTATCTACGGTCTCGTCGTGTCTGTCTTGATTTCCGATGCTCTCACACAAGACTCCTACGCTCTCTACACCGGTTTCGTACAGCTCGGCGCTGGTCTCTCTGTCGGTCTCGCCGGCATGGCTGCTGGTTTCGCTATCGGTATCGTTGGTGACGCAGGTGTCCGCGGTACTGCGCAACAACCGAGACTGTTCGTCGGCATGATTCTCATTCTCATTTTCGCTGAAGTCTTGG GTCTGTACGGCTTGATTGTTGCTCTTCTCATGAACTCGAAGGCCACCATCAACACTGTCTGCGCCTGA
- the ERG4 gene encoding C-24(28) sterol reductase (COG:I; COG:T; EggNog:ENOG503NUCD), with translation MSSGTRYSLRQTPRKKELFDGMVETPARRNTRRKNQPSIAESDAESTSASETVASMATKSVRQRGVAKFTEHVDEAEEVPTAPTTPESDSSKPLLDKKVKTNGAAEKEEKIVDGWKPGMDPKVDLSGEYEFGGPWFVSVMMIGFPLLMWYMWIGAEYYDGKLPLPEAGQSWTDFGKHLYNLCYTGAFPHAKAWAIYWIFFVVEGAMYCLMPGVWAYGKPLPHKNGEQLRYYCSAYASFYTTIALVAGLHFSGIFPLYTILDEFGPLLSVSIFSGWLVSFIAYFSALYRGAQHRMSGNHIYDFFMGAELNPRMFGILDFKMFFEVRMPWYILFLLSCAAAARQWDQYGYVSGEVGFLVLAHYLYGNATSKGEELIVSSWDMYYEKWGFMLIFWNLSGVPLSYCHCTLYLANHDPSTYRWNRYFLVALYVAYLFVYWVWDTTNSQKNAFRAIEKGKLVKRKTFPQLPWQVVKNPKVIETGLGDKILADGWYGKARKIHYSCDTFFALSWGLITGFESPFPWFYGVFFTIMIAHRAWRDIHRCREKYGEAWKEYERQVPYLFIPYVF, from the exons ATGTCTTCTGGGACTAGATATTCTCTGAGGCAGACGCCGAG GAAAAAAGAACTGTTTGATGGCATGGTAGAAACGCCTGCTCGCCGCAACACCCGTCGCAAGAATCAGCCCTCTATCGCGGAATCCGACGCCGAGTCTACCTCAGCCTCCGAGACGGTTGCCAGCATGGCCACCAAATCTGTGCGCCAGCGTGGCGTCGCCAAGTTCACCGAGCACGTCGACGAGGCGGAAGAGGTTCCTACggcccccaccacccccgagagcgactcctccaagcccctcctcgacaagaaggtcaagacCAATGGcgccgccgagaaggaggagaagattgtCGACGGGTGGAAGCCCGGTATGGACCCCAAGGTTGACCTCTCGGGCGAGTACGAGTTTGGTGGGCCTTGGTTCGTGTCTGTCATGATGATCGGATTCCCTCTTCTCATGTGGTACATGTGGATCGGTGCCGAGTACTATGACGGCAAGCTCCCCCTCCCTGAGGCTGGTCAGTCCTGGACCGACTTTGGCAAGCACCTTTACAACCTCTGCTACACTGGCGCGTTCCCCCATGCCAAGGCTTGGGCCATTTACTGGATCTTTTTCGTTGTGGAGGGTGCCATGTACTGCCTGATGCCCGGTGTCTGGGCTTACGGCAAGCCCCTTCCTCACAAGAACGGCGAGCAGCTCAGGTACTACTGCTCGGCCTATGCCTCGTTCTACACCACTATCGCCCTCGTTGCCGGCCTTCACTTTTCCGGCATCTTCCCGCTGTacaccatcctcgacgaGTTTGGTCCCCTGCTCAGCGTGTCCATCTTCAGCGGCTGGCTGGTCTCGTTCATCGCCTACTTCTCGGCCCTCTACCGCGGCGCCCAGCACCGCATGTCTGGCAACCACATCTACGACTTCTTCATGGGCGCCGAGCTCAACCCCCGCATGTTTGGCATTCTCGACTTCAAGATGTTCTTTGAGGTGCGCATGCCCTGGTACATCTTGTTCCTCCTGTCGTGCGCCGCCGCGGCCCGCCAGTGGGACCAGTACGGATATGTCTCTGGAGAAGTCGGCTTCCTGGTGCTCGCTCACTACCTTTACGGCAATGCTACTTCCAAGGGCGAGGAGCTGATTGTTTCCTCATGGGACATGTACTATGAGAAGTGGGGCTTTATGTTGATCTTCTGGAACCTGTCCGGTGTTCCCTTGTCGTACTGCCACTGCACCTTGTATCTCGCCAACCACGACCCTTCGACGTACAGGTGGAACAGGTATTTCCTAGTCGCGCTCTATGTGGCGTACCTGTTTGTATACTGGGTCTGGGACACGACCAACAGCCAGAAGAACGCCTTCAGGGCCATCGAGAAGGGCAAGCTGGTGAAGCGCAAGACGTTCCCCCAGCTGCCGTGGCAGGTGGTGAAGAACCCCAAGGTTATCGagacggggttgggggaCAAGATTTTGGCGGATGGGTGGTACGGCAAGGCGAGAAAGATTCACTATAGCTGTGATACGTTTTTTGCGCTGAGCTGGGGGTTGATTACTGGGTTTGAGAGCCCGTTCCCGTGGTTTTATGGGGTTTTCTTTACGATTATGATTGCGCACAGGGCGTGGAGGGATATTCACCGGTGCAGGGAGAAGTATGGGGAGGCTTGGAAGGAGTATGAGAGGCAGGTGCCTTATTTGTTTATTCCG TACGTCTTTTAA
- a CDS encoding uncharacterized protein (COG:S; EggNog:ENOG503NV2D) — MGETNDIEREAGVNGDSSGTTSTAASSNANILIVDNNHPDAPIREARNADEADSSPPTPRFIQDENSWKRFKWVPYPVRRWIKAGVEWTEGPAVPRRFRIKPLFPQVQQFPIVLLDRYLPNKLHRAALVLVLYVVWIVSFAFTLKNGQSVSEIAEWGRLVKIGCGSTYWIAGNGCGLDGIDCRPFDDGGFPFRCPGNCGSYQVLNPRAVGDQEVIYRPLVVGGPPADGNGPAIYRGDSFICGSAIHAGVISDATGGCGVVRLVGLQSNYNSTKRNGITSVPFDSYFPLSFTFEPDVECSSRDPRWSLLAISVVFTTVFSLFVSHPGLFFFTQFSGLFWTVGMAMDTPNYTDLASLFSREIGLYLPAMFVAWVMYDKMGIRRTLKGLTAHVEKTILWLGGAWVGSLTNYTFDFIPIQRLNSHDINQQPGARAALAIIIIVLFFAVVFQIWFFRQEARLRSHLKLYGLFAVCLIIFLLLPGQNLRIHHYILALLLLPGTSLQTRPSLLFQGLLLGLFINGIARWGFDPVLQTALALRGDAPVQSPLPVIDEPKISPNTSITFSWEAPPAPSYDGISVLVNDVERFRTYFDDGNSAPGAGSSGVVSNITWTRPRGLVKDEPEYFRFAWVSGGTRGDYTKAGRWDGGEGWEEMKAGPSLRVRDEVGGREGQGMEEAREVMVVDLRKRGV, encoded by the coding sequence ATGGGCGAGACAAATGATATCGAAAGAGAAGCAGGTGTGAACGGCGACTCTTCTGGTACCACGTCCACCGCTGCCTCGAGCAATGCCAACATCCTTATCGtcgacaacaaccaccccgaTGCGCCTATCCGAGAAGCCCGGAATGCAGACGAGGCTGACAGctccccaccaacaccacggTTTATCCAAGACGAAAATTCGTGGAAACGGTTCAAATGGGTTCCGTACCCGGTGCGCCGGTGGATAAAGGCTGGTGTCGAATGGACCGAGGGGCCTGCTGTACCTCGACGGTTCCGGATCAAACCGCTGTTCCCCCAGGTGCAGCAGTTCCCGATTGTGTTACTGGATAGGTACCTACCCAACAAACTCCACAGAGCCGCGCTTGTGCTCGTCTTGTATGTCGTCTGGATCGTATCCTTTGCTTTTACGCTCAAAAACGGGCAATCGGTGAGCGAGATTGCAGAATGGGGAAGACTGGTCAAGATTGGTTGCGGCTCGACCTACTGGATCGCAGGTAACGGCTGTGGCCTGGACGGCATCGACTGCAGAccgtttgatgatgggggtttCCCGTTCAGGTGCCCAGGCAACTGTGGGAGCTACCAGGTGTTGAATCCCCGGGCGGTTGGCGATCAAGAAGTCATCTACAGGCCACTGGTCGTCGGCGGGCCTCCTGCTGATGGAAACGGACCGGCCATCTACAGAGGCGATTCCTTCATCTGCGGCTCTGCCATCCATGCGGGCGTCATCTCGGACGCCACAGGCGGTTGTGGTGTCGTCCGCCTGGTGGGACTCCAATCCAACTACAACAGCACCAAGCGCAACGGCATCACCTCGGTCCCCTTCGACTCCTACTTCCCCCTCAGCTTCACCTTCGAACCCGACGTCGAATGCTCCTCCCGTGACCCCCGCTggtccctcctcgccatctcgGTCGTTTTCACGACAGTCTTCTCGCTCTTCGTCAGCCACCCaggcctcttcttcttcacccaaTTCAGTGGCCTGTTCTGGACAGTCGGGATGGCAATGGACACTCCTAATTACACCGACCttgcctccctcttctcccgcgAAATCGGCCTCTACCTCCCGGCCATGTTCGTCGCCTGGGTGATGTACGACAAGATGGGCATCCGGCGCACCCTCAAAGGCCTGACCGCCCACGTGGAGAAGACGATCCTCTGGCTCGGCGGCGCGTGGGTTGGGTCGTTGACAAACTACACCTTTGActtcatccccatccagcGGCTCAACAGCCACGACATAAACCAACAACCCGGTGCCCGCGCCGCTTTggcaatcatcatcatcgtcctcttctttgcTGTGGTCTTCCAGATCTGGTTTTTCAGGCAAGAAGCAAGGTTGAGGTCTCACCTCAAACTGTACGGGTTGTTTGCTGTTTGCTTGATTattttcttgctgctgccgggcCAGAACTTGCGTATTCATCATTACATCCTCGCGCTTTTGCTCCTGCCGGGCACCTCGCTTCAGACTCGCCCGTCGTTGTTGTTTCAGGGTCTTTTGCTGGGGTTGTTTATCAACGGGATCGCGAGATGGGGGTTTGATCCGGTTTTGCAGACTGCGCTCGCTCTGAGGGGGGATGCGCCGGTTCAGTCGCCTCTTCCGGTGATTGATGAGCCGAAGATTTCTCCCAACACCAGCATAACCTTCTCATGGGAGGCACCGCCCGCCCCGTCATACGATGGCATCAGCGTGTTGGTCAATGACGTGGAGAGGTTTAGGACATattttgatgatggcaaCTCTGCGCCCGGGGCTGGGAGCAGTGGGGTGGTGTCGAATATTACGTGGACACGgccgagggggttggtgaaggacGAGCCGGAATACTTTCGTTTTGCATGGGTTTCGGGGGGGACGAGGGGCGATTACACCaaggcggggaggtgggatggcggggaggggtgggaggagatgaaggccGGGCCTTCCCTTAGGGTGAGggacgaggttggtgggagggaggggcaggggatggaggaggcgagggaggttaTGGTGGTTGAtctgaggaagaggggggtttga
- a CDS encoding uncharacterized protein (COG:A; EggNog:ENOG503NX1K), giving the protein MTVDTEPQEPESTAMRFEVVSSALKEGTAAAARVGRLALPGRRPIDTPNFIAVTSRGTLPHVTPDNISKHLQVSGAYFSLEDFVEKSQQNLSRPPPIFSAPTSTNHPTPLYSFTGTPSHITTILAARRLPAVPSPIGNSTKSISVFTNTGFQNLSTTDYLSAASTLEPDITIPLADLTNNSPPGTSPTSKRALRMAERTDEWIVDWFSSPLSTSTSTFAPVLPIPYPIQWEYLSRLAEDYIPSSQLSGLAVHDPDIIPDLATHQPSLLSLPLLSLSNPSNPHLILRHIALGTDLFALPLINAVSDAGLALNFTFPAPPSPGSTPLPLAVDLSLPSFSTSVTPLSESCTCYACKSHHKSYIHHLLQAREMLGWTLLQIHNHATMSAFFGGIQRSIKDATFEDERLSFSRAYDSEMPAGVGERPRMRGYQYKSQGGEENAGKKKNKPAWQKELAVEDDKVEVPETDGGRELQEKGVGEVVKGSGR; this is encoded by the exons ATGACGGTTGATACCGAGCCACAAGAACCCGAGTCGACAGCCATGAGGTTTGAAGTAGTGTCCTCGGCTCTCAAGGAGGGCACAGCAGCTGCTGCCAGAGTCGGTCGTCTGGCTCTTCCGGGACGTCGTCCCATCGACACTCCAAACTTCATCGCCGTCACTTCACGCGGCACTCTGCCTCATGTCACCCCTGACAATATCAGCAAGCACCTACAAGTGAGCGGTGCATACTTTTCCCTCGAAGACT TCGTCGAAAAGTCCCAGCAAAACCTCTCccgcccaccacccatctTCAGCGCCCCGACCagcaccaaccaccccacccccttaTACAGCTTCACtggcaccccctcccacataaccaccatcctcgccgcccgccgcctccccgCCGTCCCCTCCCCGATAGGCAACTCCACCAAATCCATCTCCGTCTTCACCAACACTGGCTTCCAAAACCTCTCCACAACCGACTacctctccgccgcctccacccTCGAACCagacatcaccatccccctaGCCGACCTAACCAACAACTCCCCCCCAGGCACCTCCCCAACAAGCAAACGAGCCCTCCGCATGGCCGAACGCACGGACGAGTGGATAGTAGACTggttctcctcccccctctccacctccacatcAACCTTCGCCCCAGTCCTGCCAATCCCCTACCCAATCCAGTGGGAATACCTCTCCCGCCTGGCAGAAGACTACATCCCCTCGTCCCAACTCTCCGGGTTGGCAGTCCACGACCCGGATATCATTCCCGATCTTGCCACTcaccaaccctccctcttgtccctcccccttttgtCGCTTTCCAACCCGAGCAACccccacctcatcctccgtcACATAGCCCTCGGAACAGACCTCTTCGCCCTCCCGTTGATAAACGCCGTATCCGACGCTGGTTTAGCCCTAAACTTCACCTTCCCcgcccctccctctcctgggAGCACCCCCCTTCCATTGGCAGTcgacctctccctcccctctttCAGCACATCCgtcacccccctctccgaGTCCTGCACCTGTTATGCCTGCAAAAGCCACCACAAATCCtacatccaccacctcctccaagcaCGCGAGATGCTAGGCTGGACactcctccaaatccacAACCACGCGACCATGTCCGCCTTTTTCGGCGGGATCCAGCGGTCGATCAAGGATGCCACCTTTGAAGACGAGAGGTTGAGTTTCAGCAGGGCGTACGACAGCGAGATGCCcgcgggggtgggggagaggccgaggatgagggggtaCCAGTATAAGAGtcagggaggggaggagaatgccggaaaaaagaagaacaagcCTGCATGGCAAAAGGAACTGGCGGTTGAGGATGACAAGGTCGAGGTACCGGAGACAGATGGAGGGAGGGAATTAcaggagaagggggttggggaggtggtaaAAGGGTCAGGTAGATGA